One region of Halomicrobium urmianum genomic DNA includes:
- a CDS encoding AAA family ATPase, translated as MYSDPNSYRIEILREQYEDLFEDATDARQRGDRRDAARNYDKAADVLAELADAEGRDRSDEVARLHRAADILRSGDDLANHFRDGTERSVPSEADGEDDRRPPQEPDGDEEVRARMESFLCETETTWADIGGLDGVQRNMKRAIALGSIADKPDAVSATDRILLFGPPGTGKTLMASAVAGSLDASFFKVELGNLLSKWYGESSKQISALFETAADLSPSVVFLDEIDSLTQSRSSDMNGTSRRVLDTLLAELDGVEKSTDSFVLTLGATNTPWALDSAVRSRFPQRIHVPLPDEAAAAEIVRIHTVDGGVGLEGEPRQFVPGASIDGRVDDPVTAIAKRCVDRGFTGRDIEALCRGAVNSMIERRNPDLDRLVDDSVERLRDHSLDVAPVEPGDFQHAFQTTSPSLPEEDVARFYEWDEEYGSSVTGP; from the coding sequence ATGTACTCGGACCCCAACTCGTATCGGATCGAGATCCTGCGGGAGCAGTACGAGGACCTCTTCGAGGACGCCACGGACGCCCGCCAGCGGGGAGACAGGCGGGACGCCGCACGCAACTACGACAAGGCGGCTGACGTGCTGGCCGAACTCGCCGACGCGGAGGGGCGCGACCGCTCCGACGAGGTCGCCCGGCTCCACAGGGCGGCGGACATCCTCCGGAGCGGCGACGACCTCGCGAACCACTTCAGGGACGGCACCGAGCGGTCGGTCCCGTCCGAGGCGGACGGCGAGGACGACCGTCGCCCGCCGCAGGAGCCCGACGGGGACGAGGAGGTGCGCGCCCGGATGGAGTCGTTCCTCTGCGAGACCGAAACCACGTGGGCGGACATCGGCGGTCTCGACGGCGTCCAGCGGAACATGAAACGCGCAATCGCGCTGGGGTCCATCGCGGACAAACCCGACGCGGTATCCGCGACCGATCGGATCCTCCTGTTCGGTCCCCCTGGAACCGGCAAGACTCTCATGGCATCGGCCGTTGCGGGATCGCTCGACGCCAGTTTCTTCAAGGTAGAGCTGGGCAATCTCCTGTCGAAGTGGTACGGCGAGTCCTCCAAGCAGATTTCCGCCCTGTTCGAGACCGCCGCTGACCTGAGCCCCAGCGTCGTCTTCCTCGATGAGATTGACTCGCTCACCCAGTCCCGGAGCAGCGACATGAACGGGACCTCGCGCCGCGTACTGGACACACTGCTCGCAGAACTCGACGGTGTCGAGAAGTCGACCGACTCGTTCGTCCTGACGCTCGGGGCCACGAACACCCCGTGGGCCCTCGATTCGGCCGTTAGAAGCCGGTTTCCCCAGCGAATTCACGTTCCCCTGCCCGACGAGGCGGCCGCCGCGGAGATCGTCCGTATTCACACCGTCGACGGTGGCGTCGGACTCGAGGGGGAACCGCGTCAGTTCGTGCCCGGCGCGTCGATCGACGGACGAGTCGATGATCCGGTCACCGCCATCGCGAAACGCTGCGTCGACCGGGGATTCACCGGCCGCGACATCGAAGCGCTCTGTAGAGGGGCTGTTAACAGTATGATAGAACGCCGGAACCCGGACCTCGACCGACTCGTCGACGACAGCGTCGAGCGGCTGCGGGACCACTCGCTCGACGTTGCCCCGGTGGAACCCGGCGACTTCCAGCACGCGTTCCAGACGACGTCGCCGTCGCTCCCGGAGGAGGATGTCGCCCGCTTCTACGAGTGGGACGAGGAGTACGGGTCGTCAGTTACCGGCCCCTGA
- a CDS encoding CAP domain-containing protein, with protein sequence MKRRDVPLDVSPDVAPTEVEQAVHAEVNEIRDRESLPALGLDRHLAGIAREHSRRMATNGFFSHESPDGDTVADRYDAWNYSWRRCGENIAARHPTSLRDARAIAREVVDGWLHSDGHRENLLDPDWNVEGIGVYYATDGSVYTTQNFA encoded by the coding sequence GTGAAACGACGGGACGTCCCGCTGGACGTCAGTCCAGACGTCGCCCCGACGGAGGTGGAGCAGGCGGTCCACGCCGAGGTCAACGAGATCCGCGACCGGGAATCACTCCCCGCTCTCGGTCTCGACCGCCACCTCGCTGGCATCGCCAGGGAACACAGCCGACGGATGGCGACGAACGGCTTCTTCAGTCACGAGTCACCTGACGGCGATACCGTAGCCGACCGGTACGACGCCTGGAACTACAGCTGGCGGCGCTGCGGCGAGAACATCGCGGCCCGCCATCCGACGTCGCTCAGGGACGCCCGGGCTATCGCCCGCGAGGTCGTCGACGGGTGGCTGCACTCGGACGGCCACCGGGAGAACCTCCTCGACCCCGACTGGAACGTCGAAGGGATCGGCGTGTACTACGCCACCGACGGGAGCGTCTACACGACACAGAACTTCGCGTGA